CAAGGCCGCCGATAACCGCCGCCACGAAGGCCTTGATGGTGATCGCCCCAAGCTGTGGGTAGAGGGTGTAGCGGACCGACAGGAAGATGCCTCCCACCGAGGCGAGAAGCCCTGCTACGAAGAAGACTATAGATATGAGGAGGCTGACGTTTACCCCCATGAGGCCCGCGGTCTTGAGGTTGTAGGATGCGGCCCTTATGGCGAGTCCCCATTTGGTCTTGCTTAAGAACAGCTGCAGCCCCGTGAGGCACACCACCGCGGTTATAAGGGATATTATGTCGAAGGCGCTTGTGGTGGCTATGCCCAGGAAGTTCACCGGATCCGTGGGTATCACCGGGGGAAGCGCCCTGAAACGTCCTCCCACGGTCACCACGAACAGGTTTTCGATCACGATGCTCATGCCCATTGACGCTATGAGCAGATACAGGGTAACGGAGGTGCGCTCCCTTA
This sequence is a window from Thermanaerothrix sp.. Protein-coding genes within it:
- a CDS encoding branched-chain amino acid ABC transporter permease, whose protein sequence is MGGSVVQQVINGLSLGSVYALIAVGYSLVYSILLFSNFAHGGFLVIGGYTCYYALRGLGMNIWAAGAISLLAGGLSAVLTEKVAYKPIRERTSVTLYLLIASMGMSIVIENLFVVTVGGRFRALPPVIPTDPVNFLGIATTSAFDIISLITAVVCLTGLQLFLSKTKWGLAIRAASYNLKTAGLMGVNVSLLISIVFFVAGLLASVGGIFLSVRYTLYPQLGAITIKAFVAAVIGGLGSLPGAVAGSLILGLAEMLTAGLISSQFRDLVVFALLIFTLLIRPTGLFGKSVGEKV